From a region of the Sesamum indicum cultivar Zhongzhi No. 13 linkage group LG3, S_indicum_v1.0, whole genome shotgun sequence genome:
- the LOC105157568 gene encoding protein CDI-like, whose amino-acid sequence MSAGADLRSSNGVEVKNSDPISQNLSNGNVKPFKVFIGYDPREDLAYEVCRYSLLKRSSIPVEIYPIKQSELRQKGVYWRDRGKLESTEFSFSRFLTPYLSNYEGWAMFVDCDFLYLDDIKKLVDLIDDKYAVMCVQHNYAPKETTKMDGAVQTVYPRKNWSSMVLYNCGHSKNKVLTPEIVNKETGAFLHRFQWLNDDEIGEIPFVWNFLVGHNRVVEGDQNTFPKAIHYTLGGPWFEQWKDCEFGDLWVKELEEYQKSAGKKAD is encoded by the coding sequence ATGTCGGCCGGGGCGGATTTGCGTTCTTCAAATGGTGTTGAGGTAAAGAATTCCGATCCCATTTCCCAGAATTTGAGCAATGGCAATGTGAAGCCGTTCAAGGTTTTCATAGGCTATGATCCGCGTGAAGATCTTGCTTATGAGGTCTGCCGCTATTCTCTGCTGAAAAGATCTTCAATCCCAGTTGAGATTTACCCCATTAAGCAATCGGAATTGCGCCAGAAAGGCGTTTATTGGCGCGATAGGGGGAAGTTGGAGAGCACTGAGTTCTCCTTCTCCCGTTTCTTGACCCCGTATTTGTCGAATTACGAGGGCTGGGCCATGTTTGTGGATTGTGATTTCTTGTACTTAGATGATATCAAGAAATTagttgatttgattgatgataaGTACGCAGTAATGTGCGTGCAGCACAATTATGCACCCAAAGAGACGACGAAAATGGACGGTGCCGTGCAAACTGTGTATCCTCGCAAGAACTGGTCTTCCATGGTTTTGTACAATTGTGGGCACTCCAAGAATAAGGTTTTAACTCCTGAGATTGTGAATAAGGAGACAGGGGCCTTTCTGCATAGGTTTCAGTGGTTGAATGATGATGAGATTGGGGAGATTCCATTTGTGTGGAATTTCCTTGTCGGGCATAATAGGGTCGTAGAGGGCGATCAGAACACGTTCCCTAAGGCGATACATTATACGCTTGGAGGGCCGTGGTTTGAGCAGTGGAAGGATTGTGAGTTTGGAGATTTGTGGGTGAAAGAGTTGGAGGAGTACCAGAAATCTGCAGGGAAGAAGGCAGATTAG